CCGAGCGGGTCCTTGCCGGTGAGCTGCCGGAGCACCGGCCACTCGAGGAATGTCTTGCGGATGTCCATTCTCGCCTCCAGGTGCACCTTAACCCCGCCTGAGCCCGGCGGGACGCCGGTGGCCCGGAGCGGCGCCGGACCCGCGTCGGGTGGGCTGCCGGGCCGGACCGGGGCGGTGCTGCATCATCGACGTGTGACCGAACCCGAGGGTCCCCGCCCGCCCGAGTCGTGGCCCGCTGTGCCCACCTGGAAGCCGCCCCGGCCGGCGGTCCCCGGCGCCCGGGTCGGCCGGGTCGAGGGGGCGACCACCCGGGTGGAGGGTCACGGCGCGAACGTGCGCAGCGAGTCGGTCCTCGGGTTCCGGCTCGTCGACCCGCAGTCCGGTGTGCCGACCGAGGTGGAGCTCCGCGGCACCAGCATCGCGGGCACCGTCCGGGACGGCGACTGGGTCGAGGTCGCGGGCGAGCCGGGCCGGTCCGGGCGCCTCGAGCCCTCGCGGGTGCACAACCTGACCACGCGCGCCGACGTCGTCGTCGCCGGCAGCGACCGCTCGCCGATGGCACGGATGGTGGCCCTGCTGATCATCGTGGTGTTCGTCATCGTCGCGGCCGTGATCATCGTCGGGGTCGTCCAGGTCTTCGGTGAGCCGGGCTTCTGACGTCGGGGGCCTGGCCGGGTGACGCCGTCGGGCCGGTGCGGGGGCTCCGGCCTGGCGTGACAGGGTGGTCCGGTGTCCGACCGGCGGACGCGGTGGGAGGACGACGTGCTGATCTTCGGTCTGAGCAGCAAGCAGGTGCTCCTGGCGACGCTGTTCTACGTGTGCGAGGTGTGCGGCAACCAGGGCGCGCACCAGCTGGTCAAGCAGGTGCGCCGCTTCACGTTCTTCTTCATCCCGATCTTCCCCGTCGGCACCCGGTACGTCGACACCTGCACCTTCTGCGGGCGGGCGATGGACGTCCCCCGCGACCGCGCCGAGGCCGCCGTGGCCGGCCAGGGTTCAGCCGAGCTGCAGTGACCTCGCGGCTGCGGTGATCTCCACTGCCGTGACCTCCGCGGCGCGGTGAGCCCCCAGGCCTGCGGCCTCCGGGAGCGCGACCTCGCCGGAGGTCGTGCCGTACCTCCGCGTGTCCCGGGGTCGGGTACGTCTCAGAGCCGGCGCGTGTCCAGGCGGGTCTCGACAGCCGCCTCCTCCCCGGCCTCCACGTGGTAGGCGGCCTTGTCGTCCTCCTCGGTCAGCGCCTCGACCAGCTCGGTGCCGCGGTAGAGCAGTCCCACCCCGTCGTCGGTCGCGTAACCCGTCGGCAGGGTGCCGTCCTGCACCAGGGACTGGAACAGCGGGCGCCGTTGCTCCTCGCTGTCGTAGTGCACGCCGTTGCTCCAGGGCAGCAGCCCCAGCCCGTTGGTGACGGGCTGCAGGTCCGGACCGAACGAGTCGGTGGTTCCGCCGCGGTGCCAGCAGATCGAGCCGGCCGACACCCCCGTCAGCACCACGCCCGCCCGCCACGCGCGTTCCAGTGCCCGGTCGTAGCCGTGCAGCCGCCACAGGGCCAGCAGCCCGGCCACGCTGCCCCCCAGCACCCAGATGACGTCCTGCTCGAGCAGGTGAGCCGCCGGGTCCTCGACGTTGGGCATCCCGAACGAGGTGAGGTGCGAGGCGTGCAGCCCCCGCAGCATCGCCGCCTCGTAGAGCCCGGTGATGGCCGTCGGGTTGTCCCCGGAGGCCGTGGCCAGGAAGCAGATCCGTGGGGCGCGATCGGAGACCCCGGCCAGCTCGAGCGCGTGCTCGGTCAGCTCGGAGAACTCCCAGCGGGTGCGCCGGCCGGGACGGATCCCGCCCGAGGTGGCCAGGATGGTGGGGCCGTCGGCAGTCATCCGGTGAGCGTAAGTCCGGGCTCGCTCACCGCCCGACCCGGACGGGACATCGTGAGCCGCGTGTTGCGCACCGGCGTCTGCGTGCGGTCGACGTGCCGCGGGGGATCCAGACGGGCAACCGGTCCTCACCGAGGCGGCAGGTCCAGCCCCGCGCGGCGAAGTTGTGGTGGTGGTAGCGGCAGAGCAGGGTCAGGTTGTCGAGGTTCGTGGGGCCGCCCTCGAGCCAGGGGACGATGTGGTGCCGTTCGCACCAGGGTGGTGGATGGTCACACCCCGGGAAGCTGCAGCCACCGTCGCGGGCGGCGAGGGCGAGGGTCTGGCTCCGGGAGGCGATCCGCCGTGTCCGGCCCAGCGTCAGGACCGCGCCCGACCGGTCCAGCACCGTCGGGATGACCTCCGCCTCCGCGGCCAGCTCGAGCAGCTGGGACGTCGAGATCAGCGCACCCTCGTCGGTGGTCCCGTAGCCGGTGCGCTGCAGGAGGCTGTCGTGGTCGATGGTCACCAGGACCGTGCTGGGAACCCCGCCGGACTCCGGCTGGTCGCCCCCGCGCAGCACGCGGTCGCAGATCTCCTCCAGAGCGTCGTGCATCCGCTGCCCGTGGGTGCGCGCGTCCGGCACCTCGACCAGGCCGCCGCGCGGGCCGGCGACGACGTCGGTCCGCGGGCGCGTGAGCGGCAGCAGCACGGCGCGCAGCTTGGCCCCGAGCGGCCCGGTCAGCCGCAGCTCGCCGCGCCAGCTGCCGTCCCGCCCGCGGCGGAGCTCGACGTGGCGCCGGTCCTCGTTCAGCTGCTCCTGCGGTCGGCTGCCGTCGGGGTCCAGGTGCTCGACGAAGCGGTCGGTGCAGACCTGCAGGTCGCGCGGTCCCAGCAGGGCGGCCAGCTCCGTCAGGTCGTGCTCGCCCCGGATCAGGGCGGCGGGCTCGTAGCCCGGCAGGTCGACCCTGGCCAGCCCGCGGCAGACGATGTCGACCTGCTCGGGCGTGATCCGACCGGTCCGCTGCGCCGCCGCGAGCTCCGCCCGGACCGGCGCCTGGTGCTCGCCGAGCCCGGTCACCCGGTCACCGACCTGCTCCGACGCCCGCACCCGGCGGTGCGCCTCGCCCGGGCTGATCCGCAGCGCCTGGGTCAGCAGCCGGGTGAGCCGGCCCTGGCCCAGCGTTCCGGCGACGTCACGCTGCGCGGCGTCGCGGAGGGCCCGGTGGTCGACCAGGGGCAGCCGGTTCCGCACCGCCTCAAGGTCCTGCAGGAAGCCGACCAGCCCCGTGGCGTCGAGGTGGTCCAGACCGCCGGCCTCGACCTCGTCCACCAGGAGGGTCAGGGCGTCCGCCAGCGCGGTCAGCCGCTGCCCCACCGGGGTCGTGCCGGGCTCCAGGTCCATGGCGCCACGCTAGGAGAACGGGTGTTCGAATAGAAGGCCCTGGCCGGATCGGACAACACCCGCGCGAACCGGACAACACCGTCAGCGACGGACGACCAGCACCAGCTTGCCGAGGTGGTCGCCGGACTCGAGGTGGGCGTGCGCCGCCGACGCCTCGGCCAGGGGGAACGTGGTCTGGGGCGTCGGGGCGATCGTGCCGTCCACCAGCAGCGGCCAGACCCGTTCGACCACCCGCCGGCAGATCTCCGCCTTCTCCGCCGGCGGTCGTGGCCGCAGCGAGGTGGCCGTGACCAGCCCGCGCCGCGACAGCAGCGCCGCGAGGTCGAGGGTCGCCCGGGCGCCACCCTGCATCCCGATGACCACGAGCCGCCCCTCGGTCGCCATCAGCTGCTGGTGCGTCTCCAGGTAGCGGGCGCCGACGCTGTCGAGGACCAGGTCCACCCCCTCGGGCGCCAGCGAGCGCACCTGCGCCGCCCAGTCGTCCCGGTAGGAGAACGCGTGGTGCGCGCCGACCGAGCGGCAGTAGGCCACCTTCTCCGCAGCGCCCGCCGTGGCCAGGACGGTGGCGCCCAGGCTGCGGGCGTACTGGATCGCGAACGAGCCGATGCCACCCGCACCGCCGTGCACCAGGAACACCTCGCCCGCGCTGAGGTGGGCCAGGTCGAGGTTCGAGACCACCGTCGCGGCCACCTCGATGAGCCCGGCCGCCTCGACGAGGTCCATCCCCGGCGGGGGAGCGACGACCTGCCCGGCCGGCACCACCACCTGCTCGGCGTAGCCGCCTCCGGCGAGCAGGGCGACGCAGGCGTCGCCGACCGACCAGCCCTCGACCCCCGCCCCGACCACCGCCACGTGGCCCGACACCTCGAGCCCGATCAGCGGGCTCGCCCCCGGCGGCGGGGGGTAGTGCCCCTGCCGCTGCAGGAGGTCGGCCCGGTTGACCCCCGCCGCCGTGACGTCCAGCAGCAGCTCGCCCGGACCGACCGTCAGGTCCTCGACCTCGACCAGCTCGAGCACCTCGGGTCCGCCCGCCTCACGGGCCACCACAGCTCTCATGACGCCGAGCCTGCCACGGGACCGGTCGGCTACGCTTCGGTGGTCCTGCGGCCGGGTCGTCGACGCCGCGCGCGGGCGAGGTCGCATAGTGGACTAGTGCAGGCGCCTTGAAAGCGCCCGAGCGGGAGACCGTTCCGTGGGTTCGAATCCCACCCTCGCCGCTCGCCCAGTCCCCCGGACCTCGCGTCCCGGGGACCTCGCGTCAGTCGACGGCCTCTGCCTGACTGCCCCCGTCGCCGTGGTCGGCGGGTCCCAGCACGACCAGCGCGGCCGCCAGCACCGTCCAGCCCCGCCCCCGGCGCCGTCGCGCCCCCCGGCCGCCTCCGCCGGTGGGCGGCTGCGCCTCCAGCTGGTGCCGGAGGGTCCGGTTCTCCGCCTCCAGGCGGCCCTGCAGACCCACCCGGGTGCTCATCCGGCGGCCTCCCGCCGGGGCAGCTCGTCCGACTTCTCGGCCGGGCAGTCGAGGCAGAAGCGGACCTGGTGGCCCGTGCGACGGATCCCGCTCTCGGTGAGCTCCAGACGCGGCCGGCGCTCGGACCACCGGTGCCCGGCGTAGGGCTCGGCCGGGAGCGGCTCGAGCCGGGCGTCCCGGCCGCCCTGACCGGAGGGGAACCCAGGCCCGCGGGGAGGACCCGCGAACAGGGTGGACCACAGCACGCCCGCGGCCAGGGCGACCGTGCTCACCACCAGGACCAGCGCGACGATCACCACGGCGTCACCCTCCTTCCCCCCACCAGCGCCCCGGCCGACACCGCGGAGCCGCAGTCCGGTCGGGCGCCCGCGTCGCCTGCTCGGTCATGCGACCCCCGCTCGTCGTCCCGCTGCACCCCGGAGCGAGCCCCCACCCTCATCAGCGGGAGCACCCGCACCCGCGTCGTCACGCAGAACACGTGAAGATCGGCTCCGGGCGCGCGCAGGGGCGAGGAGGACGGTGGGTGGCTAGGGTTTCCCGGTGAGCCCGCACCCCACCGCCCGCCCGCCGGTCGAGCGCTTCGTCCTCGTCGCCACGCCGCCCGTCCGCGCGCTCGCCATCGCGGCGGGCGCCGAGGTGCTCGGCGCGCTGCTGCTGGTCGGCTGGCAGGCGCTGGACCTGCCCCTGGTCGCCGCCGTCGCCGGGGCCCTGCTGCTCGCCTTCGGCACGGTGCTGCTCGCCGCCGCCGTCGTGCTCAGCGGCCGGCTGCGCACCGTGGTCGAGCTCACCGCCGACGCCGTCGGCGTCACCCGGGCGGGCCGGTCGCGGTCGGTGCCCTGGAGCGCCGTCACCGAGGTCACGCTCCAGCACCCCCAGCTCCGGGTCGTCACCGAGGACCCGGCCGACGGTCTCCTCATCACCAACCCGCGCGGTGCCGCCGACCCGCGCTTCGCCGCCCTGGTGGATGCCGTGCGGCAGCGGCTCGACACCGACCGCGGCTACCGCCCGCTGGAGTGAACGGGGCCGCGCGCTGAGCCGGCCCGTCGAGGCCGATCAGCCCCGGTACGGCGTCGCGGTGGCGGCCATCTCCGGGTTGTAGGCGCACGAGTCGGTGACGTCCTCGCTCTCGGTCTTCTTCGGCTTCTTGGCGGCGGTGGCACCGCCCGAGGCGGACGGCTTCTTCGTCGTCGCGCCGCCCGAGGGACCCGTCGCCTTCGCCTCGCCGAGCGCGACCTTGACGCGCTGGCGCATCCGGTCGAAGTCCGGGTCGGGGCTGAGGAAGCCGTCCTCGCCGTGCTTGAAGACGATGCTCCGGACACTGCCGTCCTTCACGCGCAGGCTCAGGTCCACCATCAGCGGGAGGACCTCCTGCGGCATGTCGGTGAGCACGATCTGCTTGCCCGCCTTGGCGACGTCCTCGTAGCGGGCCAGCATGTTCGCCGGGTTGGCCTGCTTGATGATCGCGTTGATCACGCAGCGCTGGCGGTCCATCCGGGCGAAGTCGTCGGAGCCGAAGCGGCCGCGGGCGTACCAGAGGGCGCCGCGGCCGTCGAGCTTGCGGTTCGGCCCGGGCTCCAGGAAGTCGTCGGGCGGGATGCCGAGGTCGGTGTTGCCGCCGATCGGGATGTAGCTGTTGATGTTGAGCGTGATGCCGCCGAGCGCGTTGATCATCTTGCTGAAGCCCTGCAGGTTGATCAGCACGTAGTAGTCCACCTCGAGCCCCAGCGCGGCGCCCACGGACAGCTTCAGGGCGTCGGCGCCGAGGTTGTCGGTCTCGCCGAGCACGTCCTTCGGGACCGCGTTCGGCACGTTGTCGTACATGGCGTTGAGGAAGTGCTCCGGGTCGTCGCCGTCGCCGTTGGTGAACCCGTCCGGGTAGTACTGGCTGAGCTTGGACTTCGCGGGGAACGGCATCCGACCGGTGTTGCGCGGCAGGCTGAACAGCGTCGTGTCCCCGGTCCGGGTGTCGATGCTGGCCAGGATGATCGTGTCGGTCCGGGTGCCCGTCCGGCCGGCCCCGGCGTCGCCGCCGAGCAGCAGCACGTTGAGCCGCGGTTTGTCCGCCCAGGGGTCAGCCTTGGCGGTGGCGCCCCTGCTGGGCTTGCCGCCCAGCGTCGGCCGCGTCGCGCTCCGGCTGTCGTCCTGGCTCTTGAACACGCCCTGCACCGAGGACGCGGTGTCGTAGCTGTAGCGGGCGGCCACGGCCATCGGCGCGGCCACCGCGAAGGCGAGGACGCCGACGAGCAGCCCGCCGGCCACCCGCTGGGTCCGCGTCGTCCGGCCGCGGAGGCTGAGGTGGCTGGCGACCACGACGCCCACCCAGACCAGCGCCAGCACCACGAGCACCGAGCTGGTGGCGTAGAGCACGGACGGCTTCACGAACTGGGCCAGCAGGCCCTGCCAGTCGAGCGCCGCCCAGACGCCCAGGACCACCAGGGCGAGGGCGAAGACGCCCAGCACCACGCCCCCGACCACCCGGCGGCGGGCCGCGATCAGCCCGAGACCCGGCAGCACCGTCCCGGCGACCGTGAGGGCGGCGGTCCGGCCGAAGCTCCGCCCGGTGCGCGGCACCGCCGTCGCGGACGACGGGGGGAGGTCCCAGGTCCACGGGCCCTGCTCGGGCGGCTGGTCGGGCATGCGGGCTCCCACAAGGCGTTTCGGTGACAGGGCAGGGGGGACGGGCGCTCCCCACTGTACGTGGCCGGCGGGCAGCCGGGAGGTTCTGCGGCGGCCTCTCCCGGAGCGGCTTTTGCCTCGCGGTGCGTGCGGTCGGTAGTCTTGCCGGGCGCTCGCCCCGGTGGGCGCTCAGTGTGGGAGGCGTCGCCTAGTCCGGTCTATGGCGCCCGCCTGCTAAGCGGGTTTGGGTCTTAAAGCCCATCGCGAGTTCAAATCTCGCCGCCTCCGCCACACGAGCCAGCTGGTCAGACCCCGTCCGACGCCTGTTCGGTCGGGGTTTCTCCATCCCCGGGGCGCGGAGGTCGTCGGCCCGCTCGCTACGCTGCGGGCCACCCTCACCCTCCGGGAGACGTCCATGCGGCAGGTCTTCACCTCCGAGTCCGCGCCCCAGCCGCGCGGCAGCTACTCCCAGGTCATCCGCGCCGGTCAGCTGGTGTTCACCGCCGGCTTCGGCCCCGTCGACCCGGCCACCGACCAGAACGTCGGCGACACCATCGAGGAGCAGACCGCCCGGGTCCTCGACAACCTCGAGGCGGCGCTGGCCGCGGCGGGCTGCGGGCTGCGCGACGTCGTCAAGGTCACCACCCACCTGGCGGAGCTGAAGCGGGACTTCGCGGGCTACGACGCCGTCTACCGGAGCCGGATGGTCGCGCCCTTCCCGGTGCGCACGACCGTCGGCTCGCAGCTGATGGACATCCTCGTCGAGATCGACGTGGTCGCGGTGGTGCCTGACGACGAGCAGCCCGGGACCGTCTGAGGTGGGCGCCCGCCCCGACCCGGACGCCGGGCGGCCGGACCCGCACGCGCTGCTGCGGACCTTCGTCGGCGCCCTGGCCGGCGAGCCGCTCGACTGGCGGCAGCAGGGGTTCGGCGGGCTCGAGGGCCGGCTCGCCGGGCGCGACCTGGCAGCGGCCGGGCTGCGGCTGTCCGACCTGGGGTCCCCGCTGATGACCCTCGACGCCGGTGCCCTGCGGGACAACCTCTCCGCCATGGCCGCGTGGTGCGCCGAGCGCGGCGTCGGGCTCGCCCCGCACGGCAAGACCACCATGGCGCCCGCTCTGTGGCTGGCCCAGCTGGACGCCGGGGCCACCGCCATCACCGTCGCCAACGCCGCGCAGCTGCGGGCCGCCCACGCGTTCGGCGTCCGTGCGCTGGTGGTCGCGAACCAGCTGGTCGCCCCGGGCGAGCTCCGCTGGCTGGCGGCCGCGCGGGACGCCGATCCCGCCCTCGAGGTGCTGCACTGGGTCGACTCGGTCGCCGCCGTCGATCAGCTCGACGCGGCGCTGGCCGGGGCGCTCCCACGCCGCCCGCTGACCGTCTGCGTCGAGCTCGGGTCACCCGGCGGCCGGACCGGTGCCCGGTCCGACGCGGAGGTCGTGGCGGTCGCCGAGCGGGTGCTCGCCTCGCCCGCCTGCGTGCTGGCCGGCGTCAGCGGCTACGAGGGCGCCGTCCCCGGCGCGGGCGGGACGGCGGAGGGGCTCGCGGCCGTCGGCGCGTTCCTGCAGCGCCTCGCCGCGGCCTACCGGCTGCTCGCCGACCGGTTCCAGACGCCTGTCGTCACCCTCACGGCGGGCGGCAGCGCCCACTTCGACGCCGTCGCCGACGTGCTGGGTCCGCTCGACGGGGAGGGCCGCGACCGGGGGCACCGGGTGGTCGTCGTCGTCCGGTCGGGGGCCTACGTCGTCCACGACGACGTCCACTACGCTCGGCTGACGCCCAGCACCCGCGGCGGCGGCCCGGTCCTGCGACCGGCCATCCACGTCTGGGCGCAGGTGCTGTCCCGGCCCGAGCCCGGGCTCGTGGTCCTGGACGCCGGCAAGCGCGACCTGCCCTTCGACCTCGACCTGCCGGTCGTGCTCGCCGCGGTCCGCCGCGGCGGCCCGGGGACGACCCCCGAGCCGGTGGAGCCCGGCGCGACCACCGTCACCCGGTTGAACGACCAGCACGCCTACGTCGAGGTCGAACCCGCCAGCGCGCTGGCGGTCGGCGACGTCGTCCGGCTGGGGCTCTCGCACCCTTGCACCGCCTTCGACAAGTGGCGGACGATCGCGGTGGTGGCGTCCGCCCAGGACGTCGACCCGGTGGTGGTCGACGCCGTCCACACCTTCTTCTGACCTCGTCCGACCCGGGAGGGCCTCCGATGCGTTTCGCCGAGCAGGTGGTGCTGATCACGGGCGCAGGGTCCGGCATCGGCCGGGCCACCGCCGGGCTCTTCGCCGCCGAGGGGGCCCAGGTGGTGGTGCTCGACATCGACGGCGACCGCGCCGCCGAGACCGCCGAGGCGCTGGACGGGGCCGTCGCCCTGACGCTCGACATCCGGGACCTGGCCGCCGCCGCCACCGTCGTCGACCAGGTGCTGGCCGACTTCGGCCGGGTCGACGTGCTGGTCAACAACGCCATGCGCATCTCGGCCGGCGAGCTGGACGAGCGCGACGACGACGCCGACATGCTCGACGAGCTCGACGTCGACCTGCTCGGCGCGTTCCGGATGACCCGGGTCTGCCTCCCGGCCATGCGCCGCCAGCGGCGCGGGGCCATCGTCAACGTGGCGTCGGTCAACGGCCTCGGCTACTTCGGCAACGACGTGTACTCCGCCGCCAAGGCGGGCCTGGTGAGCCTGACCCGCTCGGTCGCCGCCCGGCACGGCCGGGACGGGGTCCGCTGCAACGCCGTCGCGCCCGGCACCATCGCCACCCCGACCTGGACCGAGCGGGCCGAGCTCGAGCCGGGCTTCCTCGAGCGGATGGGCAGCTACTACCCGCTCGGTCGGGTCGGCCGGCCCGAGGAGGTCGCCGAGGCCATCGCCTTCCTCGCCTCCGACCAGGCCTCCTGGATCACCGGCGTGACCCTGCCCGTCGACGGGGGGCTGATGACGGGCCAGGTCGTGATGGCCCGCGACCTCACCGCGGGCGGCGCGTGACCGGGACCGCCGGGACCCGGGCCGCGCCGCCGACCAGGACCGCCCTGCGCGGCGGCACCCTGGTGGACGCCGACGGCTCCCGCCCGGGCGACCTGCTGC
The window above is part of the Friedmanniella luteola genome. Proteins encoded here:
- a CDS encoding zinc-ribbon domain-containing protein — protein: MSDRRTRWEDDVLIFGLSSKQVLLATLFYVCEVCGNQGAHQLVKQVRRFTFFFIPIFPVGTRYVDTCTFCGRAMDVPRDRAEAAVAGQGSAELQ
- a CDS encoding peptidase E, with the protein product MTADGPTILATSGGIRPGRRTRWEFSELTEHALELAGVSDRAPRICFLATASGDNPTAITGLYEAAMLRGLHASHLTSFGMPNVEDPAAHLLEQDVIWVLGGSVAGLLALWRLHGYDRALERAWRAGVVLTGVSAGSICWHRGGTTDSFGPDLQPVTNGLGLLPWSNGVHYDSEEQRRPLFQSLVQDGTLPTGYATDDGVGLLYRGTELVEALTEEDDKAAYHVEAGEEAAVETRLDTRRL
- a CDS encoding HNH endonuclease signature motif containing protein → MDLEPGTTPVGQRLTALADALTLLVDEVEAGGLDHLDATGLVGFLQDLEAVRNRLPLVDHRALRDAAQRDVAGTLGQGRLTRLLTQALRISPGEAHRRVRASEQVGDRVTGLGEHQAPVRAELAAAQRTGRITPEQVDIVCRGLARVDLPGYEPAALIRGEHDLTELAALLGPRDLQVCTDRFVEHLDPDGSRPQEQLNEDRRHVELRRGRDGSWRGELRLTGPLGAKLRAVLLPLTRPRTDVVAGPRGGLVEVPDARTHGQRMHDALEEICDRVLRGGDQPESGGVPSTVLVTIDHDSLLQRTGYGTTDEGALISTSQLLELAAEAEVIPTVLDRSGAVLTLGRTRRIASRSQTLALAARDGGCSFPGCDHPPPWCERHHIVPWLEGGPTNLDNLTLLCRYHHHNFAARGWTCRLGEDRLPVWIPRGTSTARRRRCATRGSRCPVRVGR
- a CDS encoding NAD(P)H-quinone oxidoreductase; protein product: MRAVVAREAGGPEVLELVEVEDLTVGPGELLLDVTAAGVNRADLLQRQGHYPPPPGASPLIGLEVSGHVAVVGAGVEGWSVGDACVALLAGGGYAEQVVVPAGQVVAPPPGMDLVEAAGLIEVAATVVSNLDLAHLSAGEVFLVHGGAGGIGSFAIQYARSLGATVLATAGAAEKVAYCRSVGAHHAFSYRDDWAAQVRSLAPEGVDLVLDSVGARYLETHQQLMATEGRLVVIGMQGGARATLDLAALLSRRGLVTATSLRPRPPAEKAEICRRVVERVWPLLVDGTIAPTPQTTFPLAEASAAHAHLESGDHLGKLVLVVRR
- a CDS encoding LCP family protein; its protein translation is MPDQPPEQGPWTWDLPPSSATAVPRTGRSFGRTAALTVAGTVLPGLGLIAARRRVVGGVVLGVFALALVVLGVWAALDWQGLLAQFVKPSVLYATSSVLVVLALVWVGVVVASHLSLRGRTTRTQRVAGGLLVGVLAFAVAAPMAVAARYSYDTASSVQGVFKSQDDSRSATRPTLGGKPSRGATAKADPWADKPRLNVLLLGGDAGAGRTGTRTDTIILASIDTRTGDTTLFSLPRNTGRMPFPAKSKLSQYYPDGFTNGDGDDPEHFLNAMYDNVPNAVPKDVLGETDNLGADALKLSVGAALGLEVDYYVLINLQGFSKMINALGGITLNINSYIPIGGNTDLGIPPDDFLEPGPNRKLDGRGALWYARGRFGSDDFARMDRQRCVINAIIKQANPANMLARYEDVAKAGKQIVLTDMPQEVLPLMVDLSLRVKDGSVRSIVFKHGEDGFLSPDPDFDRMRQRVKVALGEAKATGPSGGATTKKPSASGGATAAKKPKKTESEDVTDSCAYNPEMAATATPYRG
- a CDS encoding RidA family protein, whose protein sequence is MRQVFTSESAPQPRGSYSQVIRAGQLVFTAGFGPVDPATDQNVGDTIEEQTARVLDNLEAALAAAGCGLRDVVKVTTHLAELKRDFAGYDAVYRSRMVAPFPVRTTVGSQLMDILVEIDVVAVVPDDEQPGTV
- a CDS encoding alanine racemase, encoding MGARPDPDAGRPDPHALLRTFVGALAGEPLDWRQQGFGGLEGRLAGRDLAAAGLRLSDLGSPLMTLDAGALRDNLSAMAAWCAERGVGLAPHGKTTMAPALWLAQLDAGATAITVANAAQLRAAHAFGVRALVVANQLVAPGELRWLAAARDADPALEVLHWVDSVAAVDQLDAALAGALPRRPLTVCVELGSPGGRTGARSDAEVVAVAERVLASPACVLAGVSGYEGAVPGAGGTAEGLAAVGAFLQRLAAAYRLLADRFQTPVVTLTAGGSAHFDAVADVLGPLDGEGRDRGHRVVVVVRSGAYVVHDDVHYARLTPSTRGGGPVLRPAIHVWAQVLSRPEPGLVVLDAGKRDLPFDLDLPVVLAAVRRGGPGTTPEPVEPGATTVTRLNDQHAYVEVEPASALAVGDVVRLGLSHPCTAFDKWRTIAVVASAQDVDPVVVDAVHTFF
- a CDS encoding SDR family NAD(P)-dependent oxidoreductase, whose protein sequence is MRFAEQVVLITGAGSGIGRATAGLFAAEGAQVVVLDIDGDRAAETAEALDGAVALTLDIRDLAAAATVVDQVLADFGRVDVLVNNAMRISAGELDERDDDADMLDELDVDLLGAFRMTRVCLPAMRRQRRGAIVNVASVNGLGYFGNDVYSAAKAGLVSLTRSVAARHGRDGVRCNAVAPGTIATPTWTERAELEPGFLERMGSYYPLGRVGRPEEVAEAIAFLASDQASWITGVTLPVDGGLMTGQVVMARDLTAGGA